The Clostridium sp. AWRP genome has a window encoding:
- a CDS encoding methyl-accepting chemotaxis protein, which yields MDELEITNKLQQAFDTLIPYMHYFFDDEIAFTMSTTTHFLRVVNSKNINMNAKPGDPLRPTGAAYECIKARKPISTIVPKETFGVEIKAIGLPVKEGNEIIGSIVLVKSLERHNKFVEMSKVLSSAIETLSETSSVLSSDIDEMTEHNEVLLSEVNDASDKTKNTDEVLNFIRNIASETNLLGLNASIEAARAGDQGKGFTVVANQIRKLSNSSSKSINEINSTLTEIEKSVAKISEGLASTKDTFNNQFSKIHEIDSSINNLSELVDKLKDLSE from the coding sequence ATGGATGAATTAGAAATTACTAATAAGTTGCAACAAGCTTTTGATACTTTAATCCCCTATATGCATTACTTTTTTGATGATGAAATAGCCTTTACCATGTCAACTACAACTCATTTTTTAAGAGTAGTAAATAGCAAAAACATTAATATGAATGCAAAACCAGGTGATCCTTTAAGACCTACTGGCGCAGCTTATGAATGTATAAAAGCAAGAAAACCTATTTCTACTATAGTTCCTAAAGAAACTTTTGGTGTAGAAATAAAAGCTATAGGACTACCTGTAAAGGAAGGTAATGAAATAATAGGAAGCATAGTACTCGTAAAAAGTTTGGAGAGGCACAATAAATTTGTTGAGATGTCTAAAGTACTGTCAAGTGCAATAGAAACTCTTTCAGAAACCTCAAGTGTACTATCTTCTGATATAGATGAAATGACAGAACATAATGAAGTACTATTATCAGAAGTAAACGATGCCTCTGATAAAACTAAAAATACAGATGAAGTTTTAAATTTTATAAGAAATATAGCATCTGAAACTAATCTACTGGGATTAAATGCATCTATTGAAGCAGCAAGAGCTGGAGATCAGGGAAAAGGATTTACAGTAGTAGCAAACCAGATAAGAAAGTTATCTAACTCCAGCAGTAAGTCTATAAACGAAATAAATTCTACATTAACTGAAATAGAAAAATCTGTAGCCAAAATATCTGAAGGTCTTGCATCAACAAAAGATACTTTTAATAACCAATTCTCCAAAATTCACGAAATAGATTCTTCCATAAATAACTTATCCGAATTGGTAGACAAGCTTAAGGATTTATCTGAATAA
- a CDS encoding ATP-binding protein, with product MKSTNLKNIFEIRYVKLAFDSVSIYRNLLEDEVIRNLRNLISYIDMGKINIGCAVNMYNDFFFKLVNSGYCSLQEYIMDKLIFNENPFSMKAENKELKKEEDVIKEAAKNDLRNLCCIAKLTSADVKESLLKYISDGKLKQIVERLPEWKVEVDFEGINSPGYVRDIKQKLYNSDNWDECIDDIQDFHKHYGCGIFARYRAFIWEHIEGKGCFRGIESPDPIDLSDLIGYAREHQIVIENTLQFLNGFFANNVLLHGDRGTGKSSTVKAILNKYYTQGLRMIELPKSYLVDFPNIIRKLKNRPEKFIIFIDDLVFGDDEESYTALKSILEGGLENKSSNIIIYATSNRRHLVKEYFNERMTSSYSGSEGEVHEGDSVQEKLSLADRFGINVVFVSPDKNKYLQIVDGIAERRKLNIDKDTLHREALKWELWYNGRSARTARQFVDWIEGHNIIEKNNIN from the coding sequence ATGAAAAGCACAAATTTAAAAAATATTTTTGAAATAAGATATGTAAAACTAGCTTTTGATTCAGTATCTATCTATAGAAATTTACTTGAAGATGAGGTAATAAGAAATTTGAGAAATCTTATAAGCTATATTGATATGGGGAAAATCAATATAGGTTGTGCTGTAAACATGTACAATGATTTCTTTTTTAAGTTAGTAAACAGTGGATATTGTTCTCTACAGGAGTATATCATGGATAAATTGATTTTTAATGAAAATCCATTTTCCATGAAAGCTGAAAACAAAGAATTAAAAAAAGAAGAAGATGTAATTAAGGAAGCTGCTAAAAATGATTTAAGAAATCTTTGCTGTATTGCTAAATTAACTTCCGCAGATGTAAAGGAAAGTTTGCTAAAGTATATTTCTGACGGCAAATTAAAACAGATAGTAGAGAGATTACCGGAGTGGAAAGTAGAAGTTGATTTTGAAGGTATAAATAGTCCAGGGTATGTAAGAGACATAAAACAAAAACTTTATAATAGTGATAACTGGGATGAGTGCATAGATGATATTCAAGATTTTCATAAGCACTATGGTTGTGGAATTTTTGCTCGTTATAGGGCTTTTATATGGGAACATATTGAGGGTAAAGGCTGCTTTAGAGGAATTGAAAGTCCTGATCCTATTGATCTTTCAGACCTTATTGGATATGCGAGAGAGCATCAAATAGTAATAGAAAATACACTGCAGTTTTTAAATGGATTTTTTGCAAACAATGTACTTCTTCATGGAGATAGGGGTACAGGTAAATCGTCCACGGTAAAAGCCATACTCAATAAATATTATACTCAAGGACTTCGTATGATTGAACTTCCAAAATCTTATCTTGTTGATTTTCCCAATATAATAAGAAAATTAAAAAACAGGCCTGAAAAATTTATTATATTTATAGATGACCTTGTATTTGGGGATGATGAAGAAAGTTATACTGCACTTAAGTCTATACTTGAAGGGGGACTTGAAAATAAATCTTCAAATATTATAATATATGCTACATCAAATAGGAGACATCTTGTAAAAGAATATTTTAATGAGAGAATGACGTCTTCCTATTCCGGATCAGAAGGGGAAGTACATGAAGGAGATAGTGTGCAGGAAAAACTTTCACTGGCAGATAGATTTGGAATAAATGTAGTATTTGTATCTCCAGATAAAAATAAGTATTTGCAGATTGTAGATGGAATAGCTGAAAGAAGAAAATTAAATATAGACAAAGATACTTTACATAGAGAGGCTCTTAAGTGGGAACTCTGGTATAATGGACGTTCTGCAAGAACTGCAAGACAATTTGTAGATTGGATAGAAGGGCATAACATTATAGAGAAAAATAATATTAATTAA
- the larE gene encoding ATP-dependent sacrificial sulfur transferase LarE: protein MDITNLKLEDLKENLRNIKSGVIAFSGGVDSTFLLKIAHDILEDKVIAVTAASSTYPKRELEEAKKYARSIGVRHLIIESEELDIKGYKENPVDRCYYCKKELFSKLKKIAEENNAAYVLDGANLDDTGDFRPGMKAAKELGILSPLKEAELTKEDIRNLSKRMGLPTWNKPSFACLSSRFPYGNEINSQKLKMVEDAEQFLLDLGFKQVRVRHHNEIARIEVAPEERAKFFNVDLMDKVGQKLKEIGFTYVTLDLLGYKTGSMNAVLKDAK, encoded by the coding sequence ATGGATATAACAAATTTAAAACTAGAGGACTTAAAAGAAAATTTAAGAAATATTAAAAGTGGAGTAATTGCTTTTTCAGGTGGAGTGGACAGTACTTTTTTGTTAAAAATTGCCCATGATATCCTTGAAGATAAAGTAATAGCAGTTACCGCTGCTTCATCTACTTATCCTAAAAGGGAATTGGAAGAAGCTAAAAAATATGCCAGATCAATAGGTGTAAGACATCTAATTATAGAATCAGAAGAACTAGATATTAAAGGATATAAAGAAAATCCTGTAGACAGATGTTACTACTGTAAAAAAGAATTATTCTCAAAACTAAAAAAAATTGCAGAAGAAAATAATGCAGCTTATGTTTTAGATGGAGCAAATTTAGATGACACTGGAGACTTTAGACCTGGTATGAAAGCAGCTAAAGAACTAGGCATATTAAGTCCCCTAAAAGAAGCTGAACTTACCAAAGAAGATATTAGAAATCTTTCAAAAAGAATGGGACTTCCAACCTGGAACAAGCCTTCTTTTGCATGCCTATCTTCCAGATTTCCTTATGGAAATGAGATCAACAGTCAAAAACTAAAAATGGTAGAAGATGCAGAACAATTTCTTCTGGATTTAGGTTTTAAACAAGTTAGGGTAAGACATCACAATGAGATTGCTCGAATTGAAGTTGCTCCAGAAGAAAGAGCTAAGTTTTTCAATGTAGATTTGATGGATAAGGTTGGACAAAAATTAAAAGAAATAGGTTTTACATACGTAACCCTAGATCTATTAGGTTATAAAACTGGCAGCATGAATGCTGTATTAAAGGATGCTAAATAA
- a CDS encoding 4Fe-4S binding protein, protein MNYTAIYFSPTGTSEKSVVSITGELAEKAERKDFRRVDLTTYAARETKVKFFENDFVVFGTPVYGGRIPKIAAQRLGNISGKQTPCIVTVTYGNRDYDDALLELADLVKSNGFVVQAAAALVGQHTFGEIQVGRPNASDEKENQQFAKNFLETLKKVPCKGNAKLPIKGNRPYVEGGNGGTFRPHTSDTCTKCGLCVKNCPVGAIASDCSTINSELCISCFRCIRYCPSQSKNMNDANYIKFAKEFSQKLSVRRENQYFLPQK, encoded by the coding sequence ATGAATTATACTGCAATTTACTTTTCACCAACAGGGACTTCCGAAAAGAGTGTAGTTAGCATTACAGGTGAATTGGCAGAAAAAGCAGAAAGAAAGGACTTTAGACGAGTAGATCTTACAACTTATGCAGCAAGAGAAACAAAGGTTAAATTTTTTGAAAATGATTTTGTTGTATTTGGGACACCTGTTTACGGGGGCCGTATTCCAAAAATAGCAGCACAACGTCTTGGTAATATTAGTGGAAAACAAACCCCCTGTATAGTAACAGTTACTTACGGTAATAGAGATTATGATGATGCACTCTTGGAACTAGCTGACCTTGTAAAATCAAATGGATTTGTAGTACAAGCGGCCGCAGCTCTAGTTGGACAGCATACATTTGGTGAAATTCAAGTAGGTAGGCCAAATGCATCTGATGAGAAAGAAAATCAGCAATTTGCAAAAAACTTTTTGGAAACATTAAAAAAAGTTCCCTGCAAAGGCAATGCAAAACTACCTATAAAAGGGAACCGTCCATATGTGGAAGGCGGTAACGGTGGGACTTTTCGTCCACATACAAGTGATACTTGCACTAAATGCGGACTGTGTGTAAAAAATTGTCCTGTAGGTGCTATAGCTTCAGATTGCAGCACAATTAACTCGGAACTCTGTATTTCTTGTTTCCGCTGTATTCGTTACTGTCCATCTCAATCAAAAAACATGAATGATGCTAACTATATAAAATTTGCAAAGGAATTTTCTCAAAAATTATCAGTTAGAAGAGAAAATCAATATTTTTTACCACAAAAATAA
- the asnB gene encoding asparagine synthase (glutamine-hydrolyzing), translated as MCGIAGWINLKEDISKNRDVILNMTDTLKKRGPDDAGYYFSKNALLGHRRLVVVDPSGGVQPMSKSVGGRRYIIVYNGELYNTEDLRKLLIKENYSFKSYSDTEVLLTSYIHWGVNCLKHINGIYAFAIWDESKNQIFMARDPLGVKPLFYTVKNNSLIFGSEIKTLLAHPFIEPVVDRDGLTEIFALGPARSLGGGVFKGIYEVPPANYVLYDRYGIKLREYWKPQCKVHNEDTETTAQHVKTLLVDAIKRQLVADVPVCTLLSGGLDSSIISTVAAAEFKKQGKTLNTYSIDYEDNDKYFKANSFEPTPDRVWALKMSDYIKSVHHGIINTSSDLADALYDSVRASDLPGMADIDSSLYLFCKEIRKDNTVALSGECADEIFGGYPWYRRPEDINADTFPWSKSINSRKEILSGELKALDLEEYLNEQYKSSIKQVPHIDGESKLEYRMRELFYLNIKWFMITLLNRKDRMSMSNSLEVRVPFADYRLVEYAFNIPPEIKFYKGREKGLLRKALEGILPKEIVERKKSPYPKTHNPEYTKIVTKRMSDIMKDKSSPILPLIDKKSVKTLIDTGGSSFKAPWFGQLMRGPQLLAYLIQVNTWLKEYNIKIEF; from the coding sequence ATGTGTGGAATTGCAGGATGGATTAATTTAAAAGAGGACATTTCTAAAAACAGAGATGTTATTTTAAATATGACAGATACTTTAAAGAAAAGAGGACCTGATGATGCAGGCTATTACTTTTCTAAAAATGCACTTTTAGGGCACAGGAGACTTGTAGTTGTGGATCCTTCTGGTGGTGTTCAGCCTATGTCAAAAAGTGTAGGTGGCAGGAGATATATTATTGTATACAATGGAGAACTTTATAATACTGAGGATTTAAGAAAATTACTTATAAAAGAAAATTATTCTTTTAAATCCTATTCTGATACAGAGGTACTTCTAACCAGTTACATTCACTGGGGAGTAAATTGTTTGAAACATATAAATGGAATATATGCTTTTGCAATATGGGACGAAAGTAAAAATCAGATATTTATGGCAAGAGATCCGTTAGGAGTAAAACCACTATTTTACACAGTAAAAAATAATTCACTTATATTTGGTTCGGAAATAAAAACATTACTGGCGCATCCCTTTATTGAACCTGTAGTTGATAGGGATGGTTTGACTGAAATATTTGCCCTTGGTCCTGCTAGATCTTTGGGTGGAGGTGTATTTAAAGGCATATATGAAGTACCACCTGCTAATTATGTTTTATATGATAGATATGGTATTAAGCTGCGAGAATACTGGAAACCACAGTGTAAAGTTCACAATGAAGATACAGAAACAACAGCTCAGCATGTAAAAACACTGCTTGTGGATGCTATTAAGAGACAGCTTGTAGCAGATGTACCCGTTTGTACACTGCTTTCAGGAGGACTTGATTCTAGTATTATATCTACAGTAGCTGCAGCAGAGTTTAAAAAGCAAGGGAAAACTTTAAATACCTACTCTATTGATTATGAAGATAATGACAAATATTTTAAAGCAAATTCCTTTGAACCTACACCGGATAGAGTCTGGGCACTAAAAATGTCGGATTATATAAAAAGTGTTCATCATGGGATTATAAATACAAGTTCTGATTTAGCAGATGCCCTTTATGATTCTGTAAGAGCTAGTGATTTGCCAGGAATGGCAGATATTGATTCCTCACTATATCTTTTTTGCAAGGAAATAAGGAAAGACAATACAGTTGCACTGTCAGGAGAATGTGCAGATGAAATTTTTGGAGGATATCCGTGGTATAGAAGACCTGAAGACATTAATGCAGATACTTTTCCATGGTCAAAATCTATTAATTCAAGAAAGGAAATATTGTCTGGTGAATTAAAGGCACTTGATTTGGAGGAATATCTAAATGAACAATATAAAAGCAGTATAAAACAGGTGCCTCACATAGATGGTGAATCCAAATTAGAGTACAGAATGAGAGAACTGTTTTATTTAAATATAAAGTGGTTTATGATAACACTTTTAAATAGAAAAGATCGTATGAGTATGTCTAATAGTTTAGAAGTTAGGGTACCTTTTGCAGATTATAGATTGGTGGAGTATGCTTTTAATATACCACCGGAGATAAAATTTTATAAAGGCAGGGAAAAGGGATTACTGAGAAAGGCACTAGAGGGAATACTGCCAAAGGAAATTGTTGAAAGGAAAAAGAGTCCTTATCCAAAAACTCATAACCCGGAATATACAAAAATAGTTACAAAACGGATGTCAGATATTATGAAAGATAAGAGTTCTCCTATTTTACCACTGATAGATAAAAAATCAGTTAAGACATTAATAGATACAGGAGGATCTTCTTTTAAAGCACCTTGGTTTGGCCAACTTATGAGAGGACCACAGCTTCTTGCTTATCTTATTCAAGTAAATACATGGCTTAAAGAGTATAATATCAAGATAGAATTTTAA
- a CDS encoding polysaccharide deacetylase family protein, which translates to MNKYDDKIKKNRIIKRRNNVIIGVILLCAFGWAFFIGTKVAYKKHAVVTTSNKVAHQKSAEEKQQEELKQRFTTKQPAGAYMPWKTKRTDGKKVAYLTFDDGPSPNTLKILEILKQNNIKATFFLIGQNAERNKDLVKEEVKEGHVVGNHTYSHELRYRQDPSVFVSDINRCDEVIKSIVGKDYNLKLMRFPGGSFNTRHLNLNPFKDAVTKAGYHYVDWNDWIGDAMRNNVPVDVLLNELRKYSNDNTVVVLMHDAATKGTTVQALPEVIQYLKSKGYTFETLN; encoded by the coding sequence ATGAATAAATATGATGACAAAATTAAAAAAAATAGAATCATCAAAAGAAGAAATAATGTAATTATAGGAGTAATTTTATTATGTGCTTTTGGTTGGGCATTTTTTATAGGAACTAAAGTTGCATATAAAAAACATGCAGTAGTAACTACTTCTAATAAAGTAGCGCATCAGAAAAGCGCTGAAGAAAAGCAGCAGGAGGAACTAAAACAAAGATTTACAACAAAACAGCCTGCAGGAGCGTATATGCCCTGGAAAACCAAGAGAACAGATGGAAAGAAAGTGGCTTACTTAACTTTTGATGATGGTCCTTCCCCAAATACTTTAAAAATACTTGAAATTTTGAAGCAAAATAATATAAAAGCAACTTTCTTCTTAATTGGACAAAATGCTGAGAGAAATAAGGACTTAGTAAAAGAAGAAGTAAAAGAAGGACATGTAGTTGGAAATCATACGTACAGTCATGAACTTAGATACAGGCAAGATCCGTCAGTATTTGTAAGTGACATAAATAGGTGTGATGAAGTGATTAAGTCCATAGTTGGAAAAGATTATAATTTGAAACTTATGAGATTTCCGGGAGGTTCTTTTAACACTCGTCATTTAAACTTGAATCCTTTTAAAGATGCAGTTACAAAAGCAGGATATCATTATGTGGATTGGAATGATTGGATTGGGGATGCTATGAGAAATAATGTTCCTGTGGATGTTTTATTAAATGAGCTTAGAAAATACAGTAATGACAATACTGTAGTAGTTTTAATGCATGATGCTGCCACAAAGGGAACAACAGTACAAGCTCTTCCCGAAGTAATACAGTATTTAAAGTCAAAAGGATACACTTTTGAAACATTAAATTAG
- a CDS encoding glutamine--tRNA ligase/YqeY domain fusion protein → MEESKSSSNFIKNIVEEDMKSGKYKKIITRFPPEPNGYLHIGHAKSIVLNFGLADEFGGRTNLRFDDTNPSKEDTEYVESIKEDVKWLGYDWDELHFASSYFDEMYKRALLLIKKGKAFVCDLTPDEIREYRGTLTKPGKESPYRNRTVEENLELFERMKDGEFKDGEKVLRAKIDVTSPNINMRDPIIYRIAHAPHHNTGDKWCIYPMYDFAHPLEDAIEGVTHSICTLEFEDHRPLYDWVVRECEMENVPKQIEFARLNITNMVMSKRKLKKLVDENFVDGWDDPRMPTIAGLRRRGFTPESVCKFCKAIGVAKASSVVDSQMLDYFLRDDLETKAPRTMAVLRPLKVVITNYPEGQCDTFEIENNPDDPTAGTRKVSFSKEIYIEQEDFMENPPKKYYRLFPGNEVRLKGAYFIKCEEVIKDEEGNIKELHCSYDPASKGGNSPDGRKVRGTLHWVNASTAIPAEIRLYEPLILDEKEEEGSDSFLDNVNSKSLEILNGFLEPDMKNVKSGQKFQFFRHGYFNVDPRFFQEGKLVFNRIVSLKSSFKIKK, encoded by the coding sequence ATGGAAGAAAGCAAGAGTTCATCAAATTTTATTAAAAACATAGTAGAAGAAGACATGAAGTCAGGAAAGTATAAAAAAATAATAACAAGGTTTCCTCCAGAACCTAATGGATATTTACATATAGGCCATGCAAAGTCAATAGTTTTAAATTTTGGATTGGCAGATGAATTTGGTGGAAGAACTAATTTAAGATTTGATGATACTAATCCTTCAAAAGAAGATACGGAATATGTAGAATCAATAAAAGAAGATGTAAAATGGCTTGGATATGACTGGGATGAATTGCATTTTGCCTCCAGCTATTTTGATGAAATGTATAAAAGAGCGTTACTTTTAATAAAAAAAGGTAAGGCTTTTGTGTGCGATTTGACACCAGATGAAATAAGAGAATATAGGGGTACTTTAACTAAACCTGGTAAGGAAAGCCCTTATAGAAATAGAACTGTAGAAGAAAATCTTGAATTATTTGAAAGAATGAAAGATGGAGAATTTAAAGATGGAGAAAAAGTTTTGAGAGCTAAAATTGATGTGACTTCTCCTAACATAAATATGAGAGATCCAATTATATATCGTATAGCACATGCCCCACATCACAATACTGGAGATAAATGGTGTATATATCCTATGTATGATTTTGCACATCCCCTAGAAGATGCAATTGAGGGAGTAACTCACTCCATATGTACACTTGAGTTTGAAGATCACAGACCTCTTTATGATTGGGTAGTGCGTGAATGTGAAATGGAAAATGTTCCAAAGCAGATAGAATTTGCTAGACTTAACATTACAAATATGGTAATGAGTAAAAGAAAACTTAAAAAATTAGTAGATGAGAATTTTGTAGATGGTTGGGATGATCCACGTATGCCAACTATTGCAGGACTTAGAAGAAGAGGATTCACACCAGAATCTGTCTGTAAATTCTGCAAAGCTATAGGCGTGGCAAAAGCAAGTAGTGTAGTAGATTCTCAAATGCTAGATTACTTTTTAAGAGATGATCTGGAAACAAAAGCACCTAGAACTATGGCTGTTTTAAGACCACTAAAAGTCGTAATAACAAATTATCCTGAAGGACAATGTGATACTTTTGAAATTGAAAATAATCCAGATGATCCTACAGCAGGAACTAGAAAAGTATCTTTTTCAAAGGAAATATACATTGAACAAGAAGACTTTATGGAAAATCCACCTAAAAAATATTATAGGTTATTTCCGGGAAATGAAGTTAGATTAAAAGGTGCTTATTTTATAAAATGTGAAGAAGTCATAAAGGATGAAGAAGGAAATATAAAAGAGCTGCACTGCAGCTATGATCCTGCATCAAAGGGCGGAAATAGTCCTGACGGAAGAAAAGTTAGAGGTACACTTCACTGGGTAAATGCAAGTACTGCAATTCCAGCAGAAATAAGACTTTATGAACCCTTAATTTTAGATGAAAAGGAAGAAGAAGGCAGTGATTCATTTTTAGATAATGTAAATTCAAAATCCTTGGAAATATTAAATGGATTTTTGGAGCCTGATATGAAAAATGTAAAATCAGGCCAAAAATTTCAATTTTTCAGACATGGATATTTTAATGTTGATCCTAGGTTTTTTCAAGAAGGTAAGCTAGTATTTAATAGAATAGTATCCCTTAAGAGTTCTTTTAAAATAAAAAAATAA
- a CDS encoding membrane protein insertase YidC, producing MNIIFNLLGALLNHVFNFTGDWGIAVVVLTLIVKVFLMPMSMKQRFSILKQQKVAKKMEDIKIRYKNDKLKMEKEIQNCYKNNLKSMMGCLLTIIQLPIIGGLYKTIISMPVVSGTVLIPWVASIKLSDSYFIVPIMYSIISMLPGLVNSIDYFKVYREVQYNKMSAILPGVIGLLITIKAPIALGLYFITSSIFSLVEEIAFRIYIKNKEFV from the coding sequence ATGAACATTATTTTTAATTTACTGGGCGCTTTGCTCAATCATGTATTCAATTTTACGGGAGATTGGGGCATTGCAGTTGTTGTTCTCACTTTAATTGTAAAGGTATTTTTGATGCCTATGTCTATGAAACAAAGGTTCAGCATTTTAAAGCAGCAGAAAGTTGCTAAAAAGATGGAAGACATAAAAATTAGGTATAAAAATGATAAGCTTAAGATGGAAAAGGAAATCCAAAACTGTTATAAGAATAATTTAAAAAGTATGATGGGATGTTTGCTTACAATTATTCAGCTTCCCATAATAGGAGGACTCTATAAAACCATTATAAGCATGCCTGTAGTTTCAGGTACGGTGCTTATACCTTGGGTAGCTTCAATAAAATTAAGCGATAGTTATTTCATAGTGCCTATAATGTATTCGATCATTTCAATGCTGCCTGGTCTAGTAAATTCTATAGATTATTTTAAAGTCTATAGGGAAGTGCAGTACAATAAGATGTCAGCTATACTTCCTGGAGTAATTGGACTTTTAATAACAATTAAAGCTCCAATAGCACTTGGATTGTATTTTATAACATCTAGTATTTTTTCACTTGTAGAAGAGATAGCCTTTAGAATTTATATTAAAAACAAGGAATTTGTATAG
- a CDS encoding MerR family transcriptional regulator, with product MSSHKSELVSIGKFAQKSGVTLRTLRYYDKIGLLKPCSYTESGHRLYNVEDFGKLQKILTLKFIGLSLEDISKIMNYDLNQGDLKRSLQIQKKIMKEKIYHIEAVIKSIDEAVHMLDNNKELNWNKFINIISIVNTDQKWMEQYENASNLKARIRIHELFSTNKRGWMKWFFNQLNIPFKSSILELGCGNGELWQKNLDKIPEGWDITLTDFSPGMLQDTKNNLGINSKRFTFKIADVQNIPYEDNSFDVIIANHVLYHVGDVDKSLSEIYRVLKPKGYFYASTVGKNHMKEMREIVKKYNFKNITTDSFNITESFQLENGLLKLSKWFKNVKMKRYSDNLKLTAASPLIDYIFSMPGNTKTTFDKNKLESFAEYLQSEINKNGYIYITKDTGFFESRK from the coding sequence ATGAGTTCCCATAAATCAGAATTAGTAAGTATCGGCAAATTCGCCCAAAAATCAGGTGTTACCTTGAGGACTTTAAGGTACTATGACAAAATAGGTCTTTTAAAACCCTGTTCCTATACTGAGTCTGGTCACCGATTATATAATGTTGAAGATTTTGGTAAGCTTCAAAAAATACTTACTCTTAAATTTATAGGTCTTTCACTTGAGGATATATCTAAAATAATGAACTATGATTTAAATCAGGGTGACTTAAAAAGATCTCTCCAAATACAAAAAAAGATAATGAAAGAAAAAATATACCACATTGAAGCTGTAATAAAATCCATAGATGAAGCTGTTCATATGCTTGACAATAACAAGGAACTCAATTGGAACAAGTTTATAAACATAATAAGCATAGTAAATACAGATCAAAAGTGGATGGAACAATACGAAAATGCCTCTAATTTAAAAGCCAGAATAAGAATTCATGAACTTTTCAGCACAAATAAGCGAGGATGGATGAAATGGTTTTTTAATCAATTAAATATTCCTTTCAAATCTTCTATTTTGGAACTTGGATGTGGTAATGGGGAATTATGGCAAAAAAATCTAGATAAAATTCCTGAAGGTTGGGACATTACTCTTACTGATTTTTCCCCTGGAATGCTTCAGGATACAAAAAATAATTTAGGCATTAATTCAAAAAGATTTACATTTAAAATAGCAGATGTACAAAATATACCTTATGAGGACAATAGTTTCGATGTAATAATAGCAAATCATGTATTATACCATGTAGGTGATGTAGACAAATCCCTTTCAGAGATTTATCGTGTTTTAAAACCTAAAGGTTATTTTTATGCCTCAACTGTAGGTAAAAATCATATGAAGGAAATGAGAGAAATCGTTAAAAAATATAACTTTAAGAATATAACTACAGATAGTTTTAATATTACAGAAAGTTTTCAACTTGAAAATGGTCTGTTAAAACTCTCTAAGTGGTTTAAGAATGTAAAAATGAAAAGATATAGTGATAACTTAAAGCTAACAGCTGCATCTCCTCTCATAGATTATATATTTTCTATGCCTGGCAACACAAAAACTACATTTGACAAAAATAAACTTGAATCCTTTGCAGAGTACTTGCAGTCTGAAATAAACAAAAATGGGTATATTTATATAACAAAAGATACTGGTTTTTTTGAAAGTAGGAAATAG